In Podospora pseudoanserina strain CBS 124.78 chromosome 5, whole genome shotgun sequence, a single window of DNA contains:
- a CDS encoding hypothetical protein (EggNog:ENOG503Q3XK): MAPTKTSKGKARLTPKSTTSSPDTPPKPFQVAPPSLNPLTETLDPSHIYISHLDPRPSPFKRKIFLVPVAMNLLVLALFILRLRHIFPWYLQLLLSLSGQENPTTLRFTDLTTSQYLWVLLRRASTFLLDFTLAIFVWPWPYEFLIGSPLTGSPCHWRYKVGFRPSEIYLRRSRKWDVEILGKGKDLLANDDLRKVFWNQIRSATSPMLLQQKTGYLTMDANWDLDWAGMVAATELVDKKVVDEHVFGTLVLVYHENFGWLSIDLSDTGAKPGTKEDERRKQVFKFRDALAAIGQEDLFFRWIEVVQFETGRPGGFTEERQVEVAQKIRDMFKEKGVDFDEFWKEAVGTEGLAGMP, from the coding sequence ATGGCGCCCACCAAAACATCCAAAGGCAAAGCCCGcctcacccccaaatccaccacctcctccccagacaccccccccaaacccttcCAGGTggcccccccctccctcaaccccctaaCAGAAACCCTCGACCCCTCCCACATCTACATCTCCCACCTCGacccccgcccctcccccttcaagCGCAAAatcttcctcgtccccgTAGCCATgaacctcctcgtcctcgctctcttcatcctccgGCTCCGACACATCTTCCCCTGGtacctccaactcctcctctccctctccggTCAAGaaaaccccaccaccctccgctTCAccgacctcaccacctcccaataTCTTTGggtcctcctccgccgcgcctccaccttcctcctcgacttCACCCTCGCAATCTTCGTCTGGCCCTGGCCCTACGAATTCCTCATCGGCTCCCCCCTCACCGGCTCCCCCTGCCACTGGCGCTACAAAGTCGGGTTTCGCCCCTCAGAAATCTACCTCCGCCGCTCCCGCAAGTGGGATGTCGAAATCCTAGGTAAAGGTAAagacctcctcgccaacgacGACCTCCGCAAGGTGTTTTGGAACCAGATCCGTTCCGCCACGTCCCCTATGCTCCTGCAGCAAAAGACTGGGTACCTGACTATGGACGCGAATTGGGATTTGGACTGGGCGGGTATGGTCGCCGCCACGGAGCTGGTCGACAAGAAGGTTGTTGACGAACATGTCTTTGGGacgttggtgctggtgtaCCATGAGAATTTCGGGTGGTTGAGCATTGATCTTTCTGACACGGGGGCTAAGCCGGGGacgaaggaggatgagagaaGGAAGCAGGTGTTCAAGTTTAGGGATGCGCTCGCGGCGATTGGGCAGGAGGATTTGTTCTTTAGGTGGATCGAGGTTGTGCAGTTTGAGACGGGGAGGCCGGGGGGTTTTACGGAGGAAAggcaggtggaggtggcgcaGAAGATTAGGGATATgttcaaggagaagggggtggatttTGATGAGTTTTGGAAGGAGGCCGTGGGGACGGAGGGGTTGGCTGGTATGCCCTGA
- the IFM1 gene encoding translation initiation factor IF-2 (BUSCO:EOG09261OIA; EggNog:ENOG503NY0Z; COG:J) codes for MRGGLWQKQRRPSACLLCSYSYSYNLRHSLRSGTSARIFSALVSNGLTEPTTLSTSRRPTTSGQVRISNNTRNNGFMPAWAKAPPPKLKPPAPKPPPPPPPPPPPPPPPPPKASTPPPPPPPPPRQWQPSPARDQKSERSSTPFQFSRHKNYNPADRPTFNPSDRPTFNPSDRPTFNPPSSSQSKPSNPFPEWANLTRRRSNNDTGTVKGFDFSRPARSMPFDKPAPPPSSEYQQTHRRRLTASQLGGGEQSPAQQPHSNSPSDEWAKLVAANKEESRQPKKIMLTAEDKAAWAWADETGQRPQVRRVESQEQGEGGRYVHPEDRVAASLRGTWGMQAAGTVVQVVGEEGETVGRREGGRGREREVVVEKSKRSKGGRRRNDDEDEEFDVDYAEERRRRKAERKAEKERQRLAELDGPTPILLPEFISVSNLASALGVKARDFVRQLEELGFEEVSQESILTGETAALVAQEYGFEPTVETGETEDLRPRPPPEDPSSLPLRPPVVTIMGHVDHGKTTLLDYLRKSSIVSQEHGGITQHIGAFSVKMSSGKQITFLDTPGHAAFLSMRQRGATVTDMVILVVAADDSVKPQTIEAIKHARGANVPIIVAINKMDKPEANPDRVKADLGAQGVELEDFGGDVQVVEVSGKTGLGMDDLEENILLLAEMLDIRAEQDGMAEGWVLESSIKPIGRVATVLVKRGTLRPGDFIVAGRVSTKIRLLRNEAGVEIPEAPPGTAVEILGWREPPAAGDQVLQAPDEDTAKVAVRYRQEQKEREEAIEQMAEMEKERKEKEAAERAANGEEIPEDDEATGTKYLTYLIKGDVHGSVEAVTASILEQGNNEVRPRILKSSTGQINESDVEHAQVSGGAIINFNNPIAGHIKAMADAAGVPILDHNVIYHLVEDVRGRLSELLAPTVSFRVLAEAEVLKVFAINTKGRRYHNVAGCRVRNGVVNTGGRCKVLRGEEVVYEGTIDELKHGKKEVTEIKKGGECGIMFEGWDEFQEGDRIQMVEEIREKRKL; via the exons ATGAGGGGTGGTCTATGGCAG aagCAGAGGCGTCCATCCGCCTGCTTGCTCTGCAGTTACAGCTACAGCTACAATCTCCGACACAGCCTCCGGTCAGGCACTTCCGCGAGAATCTTCTCAGCACTCGTTAGCAATGGCCTAACCGAGCCGACGACCTTGTCGACTTCGAGAAGACCAACAACTTCGGGCCAGGTCCGAATCTCGAACAACACCCGCAACAATGGCTTCATGCCAGCCTGGGCAAAGGCGCCCCCTCCGAAATTAAAGCCCCCAGCACcgaaacctcctccaccaccgccgccgcctcctcctcccccccctcctccgccgccaaaggcttctactcctcctccaccaccaccccctccccctcgtcaaTGGCAGCCCTCCCCAGCACGGGACCAAAAATCAGAACGAAGCAGCACCCCCTTCCAGTTCAGCCGCCACAAGAACTACAACCCCGCCG ACAGACCTACCTTCAACCCATCCGACAGACCTACCTTCAACCCATCCGACAGACCTACCTTCAACCCTCCCTCGTCTTCACAATCAAAACCGTCAAACCCCTTCCCCGAATGGGCCAACCTGACAAGAAGGCGAAGCAACAATGACACCGGCACTGTCAAAGGTTTTGACTTTTCCCGACCAGCAAGATCAATGCCGTTTGATaagccagctcctcctccgtcgtcAGAGTATCAGCAGACGCATCGAAGACGGTTGACGGCTTCACaattggggggtggtgagcagAGCCCCGCGCAACAACCGCACAGCAATAGTCCGAGCGATGAGTGGGCTAAGCTTGTGGCTGCGAATAAGGAGGAGTCGAGGCAGCCAAAGAAGATTATGCTTACGGCCGAGGACAAGgctgcttgggcttgggctgATGAGACGGGTCAGCGGCCgcaggtgaggagggtggagagtcAAGAgcagggggaaggggggaggtatGTACATCCGGAGGATAGGGTTGCTGCTTCGTTGCGTGGGACGTGGGGGATGCAAGCGGCCGGGACGGTTGTTcaggtggttggtgaggagggggagactgtcgggaggagggaaggtggtcgtgggagggagagggaggtggtggtggagaagtcGAAAAGGTCAAagggtggaaggaggaggaatgacgatgaggatgaggagtttgATGTTGACTATGCCGAGGAAAGGCGCCGACGcaaggcggagaggaaggctGAAAAGGAAAGACAGAGGTTGGCCGAGTTGGATGGGCCGACGCCGATTTTGCTGCCCGAGTTCATCAGCGTTTCCAACCTTGCCAGTGCGCTGGGGGTGAAGGCTAGGGATTTTGTGaggcagctggaggagctgggctTTGAGGAGGTCAGTCAGGAGAGTATCTTGACCGGTGAGACGGCTGCGCTGGTGGCGCAGGAGTATGGGTTTGAGCCGACGGTGGAGACGGGAGAGACGGAGGATTTGAGGCCGAGACCGCCGCCGGAGGACCCCTCTTCTTTGCCGTTGCGAccgccggtggtgacgatTATGGGGCATGTTGATCATGGGAAGACGACGTTGCTGGATTATCTGAGGAAGTCGTCGATTGTGAGTCAGGAGCATGGCGGGATTACGCAGCACATTGGTGCGTTTTCGGTTAAGATGAGTTCAGGGAAGCAGATTACTTTCTTGGATACACCGGGCCACGCAGCGTTCTTGTCGATGAGGCAGCGGGGAGCTACGGTGACGGATATGGTtattttggtggtggctgcggACGATAGTGTGAAGCCTCAGACTATTGAGGCTATCAAGCACGCGCGCGGGGCTAACGTTCCTATTATTGTTgccatcaacaagatggaCAAGCCCGAGGCGAACCCCGACCGTGTCAAGGCTGATCTTGGCGCTCAGGGGGTGGAGTTGGAGGActttggcggtgatgttCAGGTTGTCGAGGTCAGTGGCAAGACTGGCTTGGGTATGGACGACCTCGAGGAGAATATTCTGTTGCTTGCCGAGATGCTCGACATCCGCGCGGAACAAGATGGCATGGCAGAGGGCTGGGTGTTGGAGTCCTCCATCAAGCCCATCGGTCGTGTGGCCACCGTTCTGGTCAAGAGGGGTACCCTCCGCCCAGGTGATTTCATCGTCGCCGGAAGAGTCTCCACCAAGATCCGTCTGCTGAGAAACGAAGCGGGTGTTGAAATCCCAGAGGCTCCTCCCGGAACAGCAGTCGAGAtcttggggtggagggaacCACCCGCGGCGGGTGATCAAGTCCTCCAGGCACCAGACGAAGACACAGCCAAGGTCGCCGTCCGGTACCGTCAGGAACAGAAGGAGCGCGAAGAGGCGATTGAGCAGATGGCGGAAATGGAAAAGGAgcgcaaggagaaggaagctgCCGAACGGGCTGCCAACGGGGAGGAAATtcctgaagatgatgaagccaCCGGCACAAAGTACCTCACTTACCTCATCAAAGGCGACGTCCACGGCTCTGTCGAGGCCGTAACGGCATCCATCCTCGAGCAAGGGAACAATGAAGTCCGCCCCAGGATCTTGAAATCGTCGACCGGGCAAATCAACGAGAGCGATGTCGAGCACGCACAGGTTTCTGGCGGGGCGATCATCAACTTTAATAACCCCATCGCGGGACATATCAAGGCCATGGCTGACGCGGCGGGGGTGCCGATCTTGGATCATAATGTTATTTATCATTTGGTCGAGGATGTCAGGGGACGGTTGTCGGAGCTTTTGGCGCCGACGGTGAGCTTTAGGGTGTTGGCTGAGGCGGAGGTGCTGAAGGTGTTTGCGATTAATAccaaggggaggaggtatcATAATGTGGCGGGGTGCAGGGTGAGGAATGGGGTCGTGAATACCGGGGGGAGGTGTAAGGtgctgaggggggaggaggtggtttaCGAGG GGACGATCGATGAACTCAAGCATggcaagaaggaggtgaCCGAGATCAAAAAGGGTGGTGAATGTGGTATCATGTTCGAGGGGTGGGATGAGTTTCAAGAGGGCGATCGTATccagatggtggaggagattagggagaagaggaagttgTAA